The genomic window ATCCAACCCATGTGAGACCACCAGAAACCCTCCTTGGGAGAATGAATATCCTGATCTGTATCCGCATTACGATGATGGTGGCGGTGGTGCGCGGCCCACCAAAGCGGACCCATTTGCAGAGAGGCAACACCCAGGAGCGCCAGTACCATTTGAAAGGCACGGCTTGTCTTATACGAACGATGAGAAAAATAGCGATGGTATCCGGCAGTGAGCCCGAACATCCGCAGGACCAAAGTCGCAAGAAAGACTCCCAGGGCCACGGGACTCACCCCAACCCAAAAGACTGCGAGACACGCCAGGTGCAACAAAAAGAAAGGAACCGCTCCGCGGTAATCAATGGGATCTAAGGCTACACTAGTTGCATTCATCGGCAACTCCTGAGGGGCTGTGCGCCGGCCGTGCCTCCTTACGGCGCAGCACAAGATGCAGTGTGTTCAAGAAAGCTTCGGCAAAACCCGCTTCACAATAGGCGAAGTAGTAGACCCACTTGCGCAGGAAGTTCTCGTCAAAGCCCAGGTTCCTAACCTCTTCGCGGCGGTTAAGTAGACGCTGCCTCCACCGGGCTAAGGTTGGGGCATAGTGCAAACCAATATTCTCCACCTCACCGATGCGCAGGCTTGTCTCGCGCGCGAGGGCCTCGGATATCGCTCCCAAACTCGGCAGATGGCCGCCAGGGAAAATGTGCTTCTGAATCCAATCGCTGCTCGCGCGATAGTCTTCGTAGCGTTCATCCGGCATCGTGATGACCTGAAACACGGCCCAGCCGTCCGGCTTGAGTAAGGCATCACAGGTCTTGAAAAAGGCCCCCAAGTACTCGTGCCCCACGGCCTCGAGCATCTCAATAGACACAATACGATCGTACTTTCCCTCGAGCTGCCGGTAATCGCAAAGCACCACCTCGATACGAGATTCCAATCCTTCCTCGGCCACGCGACGGCAAGCCCAATCGAATTGCTCCTGGGAAATCGTCACGGCGGTCACCCGGCAACCCGTACGCTTGACCGCTTCGATTGCAAAGCTGCCCCAACCGCAACCGATCTCCAACACATGGTGCGAATCCGTCAGCTGCGCCTTATCGAGAATCTTGGAAATTTTGGCCTGCTGAGCCTCTTCCAGAGGCTCACTCCCCTGGGCAAAATAGGCGCAAGAATACATCATGGAAGGATCCAGAAATAAGCGGAAGAAGTCGTTGCTCAGGTCGTAGTGTTCGCGGATGTTTTGAGAGCTCCCCTGCAAGCTATTGGGCCTCAACATGTGGAGAAGACGGTTGCGCAAGCGGCCCAGCCAAGAGAAACGCCTCAGCGGCGCCTCCAAGGACGGGAGGTTCCGGAGCAGAATCCGCAACAGTGCTGTGAGATCTTCCGTGTCCCAAATCCCCTCGGTGTAGGTCTCACCAAAACCCACATCCCCATCCCGCAACACTCTCTTGAAGAAGGCCCAGTCTCGAATCCTCAAGTTGGCTCGTACCCCGGACTCTGGATCTCCAAGGTCTTTCTCTGTCCCATCGGGTAGGGTCACTCTGATCTGTCCTTCATCAATGCGGGAAAGCAAACCCAGCATAAGACTCATCCGCCACTTGTTCAGCAATCCACGCAGAGGATATTGACTGGTCATCTCGGAAGCCGGAACAGGTTTCTTAAAGACTTGTAGCTTTTTTCGAAAATGGAGCTTAGCCGCCTCCCAGCAAATCCACGGAAAAGCCAGCACTACACTCAAAGAGTAGCGCATCGCAGACCGTATAAGATTGGGAGTATTGAGCGGTAGGGCTCGTCCCCACAGCTTGGATTGGAATTCGAGACGGCCTTCCCTATAGAGATCGATCCGGATATCCAAGCCTTCTCCTAATTGACTAAATCTAAACTCATAGTCTCCCTGCATATCGTAAAAAGGACTGACATGGAATTCCTTGGATGCTTCGAAACAAACGGCTCCGGACTTCTCCGATTGCTTTGGATGCTCCAGACGGTAAAGGTGATTCTCTGCAAAGGTGTTATTGACATCCGCCACTGCAGCCACAAGTTCACCCCGGGAGCCATAGCAGAGAAAGAAACTCACCGGTCTGAAAGCATAGCCCGCTATTCTGGGCATGGTCAGCAGCTCCACGCGTCGAATCAAAGGCAAAGTCCCATTGTGGGAAAAGGCTTCTCGAATCTTATCCCAGGGAGTCCCCTTATAGAGCCGCATGTAATCCTCAGACTTAACAGAGAGGGCATTGAAACGATTGTACCCAAAGCCCTTAACATGCCGGTCTAGCTCCTGGAGTTCATCCACGTCCAGGGCAAAGAAATATACCGGGTACTTGAAAGAATGCTCCGCAGGATACTTCCTTTGATGGAATATATGCCCTGTGTAAATCCTGGATTTCATAGCGCTTCTCCAAAATGCCGGGCCACGTCCACTGCGGAACTTACCGCGTCCTCATGAAATCCATAACCGAGGTAGCTTCCACAGAAATAGGTGTTTCTCTGCCCGTTAAGTCGACGGATCCCGTCCTGAGAGGCAATGGACTCAAAGGTATACACCGGGTGCGTGTACTGGATCCTTTTTAGGATCTTCTCCGAAGCAATGGGCGAGCGCCGGTTCAGGCTCACGAAATAGTCCTGTCCTTCTATGCCCTGCAACCGGTTCATGTAATAGGTCACCGAGACTGCTCCTTCTTCGGAGCCTGAGTCTTCTTGAGCGTAATTCCACGAAGTCCAGGCACGGCGGGTAGGC from Candidatus Omnitrophota bacterium includes these protein-coding regions:
- a CDS encoding DUF1365 family protein gives rise to the protein MKSRIYTGHIFHQRKYPAEHSFKYPVYFFALDVDELQELDRHVKGFGYNRFNALSVKSEDYMRLYKGTPWDKIREAFSHNGTLPLIRRVELLTMPRIAGYAFRPVSFFLCYGSRGELVAAVADVNNTFAENHLYRLEHPKQSEKSGAVCFEASKEFHVSPFYDMQGDYEFRFSQLGEGLDIRIDLYREGRLEFQSKLWGRALPLNTPNLIRSAMRYSLSVVLAFPWICWEAAKLHFRKKLQVFKKPVPASEMTSQYPLRGLLNKWRMSLMLGLLSRIDEGQIRVTLPDGTEKDLGDPESGVRANLRIRDWAFFKRVLRDGDVGFGETYTEGIWDTEDLTALLRILLRNLPSLEAPLRRFSWLGRLRNRLLHMLRPNSLQGSSQNIREHYDLSNDFFRLFLDPSMMYSCAYFAQGSEPLEEAQQAKISKILDKAQLTDSHHVLEIGCGWGSFAIEAVKRTGCRVTAVTISQEQFDWACRRVAEEGLESRIEVVLCDYRQLEGKYDRIVSIEMLEAVGHEYLGAFFKTCDALLKPDGWAVFQVITMPDERYEDYRASSDWIQKHIFPGGHLPSLGAISEALARETSLRIGEVENIGLHYAPTLARWRQRLLNRREEVRNLGFDENFLRKWVYYFAYCEAGFAEAFLNTLHLVLRRKEARPAHSPSGVADECN